The sequence GGATCGCCGGGGAGGTGCAGCTGATCGAGCGCACCGATCCGGAAATCCGCGTGCCGCACATGGGTTGGAACGACGTGGCGCTGACCCCACATCATGGCGACCACGGGCTGATCGAGGAGGGCGAGGCCTATTTCCTCCACTCCTATCACTTCGTGCCCGAAGATGGCCGCGACATTGCCGCGATGACCGACCACGGCGGCGGTCTGGTGGCAGCCGTGGCGCGAGACAATATCGTTGGCGTGCAGTTCCACCCGGAAAAGAGCCAGGCCTATGGCCTTGCCCTGCTGCGTCGCTTCCTGGAGTGGAAACCATGATCGTCTTCCCCGCAATCGACCTGAAGGGCGGCGAAGTGGTGCGCCTTGCCGAGGGCGATATGGACCGCGCCACCGTCTACGGCGACAACCCGGCCGCGCAGGCGATGATCTTCGCCGAGGCTGGCGCCGAGCACCTGCACGTGGTCGACCTCGACGGCAGCTTTGCCGGCCGCACCGAGAACCGCGAGGCGGTGGAAGCCATCATCGAGGTGTTTCCCGGCTATGTGCAGCTTGGCGGCGGCATCCGTGATGCGGTTGGCGTGGAAGGCTGGTTCAACCTGGGCGTGGCGCGCATCGTGATGGGCTCCGCCGCGCTCAAGAACCCGGAATTCGTGAAGGAAATGGCGCGCGAATGGGAAGGCGGCATCGTCGTCGCCGTCGATGCGCGCGATGGCATGGTCGCCACCGAGGGCTGGGCGGAAGTGTCAGACGTGCCCGTGGTCGACATGGCTCGCCGGTTCGAGGACGCGGGCGTTGCCAGCCTGCTGTTCACCGATATCGGCCGCGACGGCCTGCTGAAGGGCTGCAACGTCGATGCGACGGTCGAACTGGCGCGGAGCGTCGACATTCCCGTGATCGCCAGCGGCGGGGTAAAGGGACTGGACGACATCCACATCCTCTCGCTGCACGCGGACGAGGGGATCGAAGGCGTGATTACCGGCCGTGCTCTGTACGAGGGCAAGCTCGATCTCGCGACGGCGATTGCGATGGCGAACCGGGGTTGATTGGCCGATGACCGTCCGTATCCGCGTCATCCCCTGTCTCGACGTGGCCGATGGCCGCGTGGTGAAGGGCGTCAATTTCGTCGACCTCAAGGATGCTGGAGATCCGGTCGAGCAGGCGCAGGCCTATGATGCCGCCGGGGCGGACGAACTCTGCTTCCTGGATATTTCCGCCAGCCACGAAGGTCGCGGCACGCTGCTCGATATCGTGCGGCGCACGGCCGAGGTCTGCTTCATGCCGCTGACCGTGGGTGGCGGCGTTTCCAGCGTGGAGGATGCGCGCGCGCTATTGCTGGCGGGCGCCGACAAGGTGGCGGTGAACTCCGCTGCCGTGCGCCGCCCGGAAATCATGGCCGACATTGCCGAGCGCATGGGCAGCCAGTGCGCGGTCGCCAGCGTTGATGCGCGCCGCGTTTCCCAGCCGGGCGAACCGGGCCGCTGGGAAATCTTCACCCATGGCGGCAGGCGCGAGACGGGCATTGACGCGCTCGAACACGCGGTGAAGCTGGCCGAACTTGGCGCGGGCGAACTGCTCGTCACCTCAATGGATGGCGACGGCACGCAGCAAGGGTACGACCTCGAACTGACCCGT is a genomic window of Aurantiacibacter sp. MUD11 containing:
- the hisF gene encoding imidazole glycerol phosphate synthase subunit HisF, whose translation is MTVRIRVIPCLDVADGRVVKGVNFVDLKDAGDPVEQAQAYDAAGADELCFLDISASHEGRGTLLDIVRRTAEVCFMPLTVGGGVSSVEDARALLLAGADKVAVNSAAVRRPEIMADIAERMGSQCAVASVDARRVSQPGEPGRWEIFTHGGRRETGIDALEHAVKLAELGAGELLVTSMDGDGTQQGYDLELTRTIADAVSVPVVASGGVGTLQHLVEGVTKGHASAVLAASIFHFGTYTIADAHAALRAAGLPARS
- the hisH gene encoding imidazole glycerol phosphate synthase subunit HisH; the protein is MAEAIALIDYGAGNLHSVYNALKAAGAEHVAVTADPELVRGAKRIVLPGVGSFRACYEGLTGIPGMVEALEERVLDKGVPFLGICVGMQLLATRGLEHGECPGLDWIAGEVQLIERTDPEIRVPHMGWNDVALTPHHGDHGLIEEGEAYFLHSYHFVPEDGRDIAAMTDHGGGLVAAVARDNIVGVQFHPEKSQAYGLALLRRFLEWKP
- the hisA gene encoding 1-(5-phosphoribosyl)-5-[(5-phosphoribosylamino)methylideneamino]imidazole-4-carboxamide isomerase gives rise to the protein MIVFPAIDLKGGEVVRLAEGDMDRATVYGDNPAAQAMIFAEAGAEHLHVVDLDGSFAGRTENREAVEAIIEVFPGYVQLGGGIRDAVGVEGWFNLGVARIVMGSAALKNPEFVKEMAREWEGGIVVAVDARDGMVATEGWAEVSDVPVVDMARRFEDAGVASLLFTDIGRDGLLKGCNVDATVELARSVDIPVIASGGVKGLDDIHILSLHADEGIEGVITGRALYEGKLDLATAIAMANRG